The region ATGGTTTGTATGATCCCTCAGCCGGTAGTGATAGCTGTGGTGTTGGGTTTATTACCCGTAAGGACGGCGAGCAGACCCATGAGATCCTGCAGATGGCGCACAGCGCACTGTGCACAGTACCGCACCGTGGCGGTATGTCTGCTGAGGGCGTGGGCGATGGCGCAGGTGTCAACGTCGACCTTTCTCTGAACTTCTTCCGCAAAGTGACTGGCCAGCCACTGGAAGCTGGCCGCTTTGGCGTGGGTAACTTCTTTGTGCCAAAAGATGCCGAGCTGCGTGCTAACGCAGAGCGTCTGGTCGAAGAAACCCTGGCCGCCCATAACTTCCCTGTGCTGATGAAACGCGATATGCCGTTGGACGGCAGCGTGACACGTCCAGCCGCCCTGCCATTCCAGCTGCCGATTGTGCAGTGGATTTTTGCGGCGCCACAGGAAGTCACTGAACAGATCGAATTCGAGCGTCACATCTATCGTGCGCTGCTGGATATCGAAGCGCGTGCCTTTACAGAAAGCGAATTCGGCGGTCTTTATCCGCTGTCGCTCTCTTCCCGTACTCAGGTATTCAAAGCACGCCTGAACTCAAATGAAGTGATCCCGTACTTCAAAGATTTGACCGATGTGGACCATCAGGTGCGTGGGCTGTTCTTCCATACCCGCTTCTCCACCAACACCGATCCGCACACCACCATGGCACAGCCGTTCCGCCTGATGGCGCACAACGGTGAGCTGAACACCGACCGTAAAAACCGCATCGCAGAAGCGGCATTGATGCTGGCGCGCGGTAAGAAAATCGTGCGTCCGAAAGGCCAGTCCGACAGCTCGCGTCTGGACCAAAGCATTCATAGCCGTTTGATGGAAGATAACCTCGACCTGATCAACGCCGTCGTCTCAATGATGCCGCCAGCGTGGGAAAACGACACCTCACTGTCAAATGAAGTGCGCGCCATGCTGGAGTACTTCTCTCTGTATGAAGAGAAGAACGATGGCCCGGCAGCGTTGATCTTCGGTAATGGCGAAGTGATCGGGGCACGCCTTGACCGCCTGGGTCTGCGCCCATTGCGTTCTGTCGAAACCGCCGAGTACATCGGTGCGATGTCCGAAGCGGGTCAGATTGCCTTCCCACCGGAAAGCGTACTGCGTCGTGGCCGTATCGAAGCGGGCGGCATGCTCTATTACGATCACAAAGAAAAACGCTCTTACACCACGGTGGAAGCGCTGGAAAAACTGGCAGCAGAGAAAGATTACCTTTCACTGCTGAGCGCGGCTCGCGTGGACCTGCACGATCTGCCGGAGATTCAGGCAGAGCAGCTGGGTTCACCGCTGCGCTATCGTGGTGACCTCAAAACCTATCAGCGTTTTGTGGCGTACTACTACAACCAGGAAAGCTTCAAATTCATGATGGACCCGATGTTGCAAACCGGCGCTGAGAAAATCTCGGCGATGGGTTACGGCAACGCCATCAATGGCCTGTCCGACCACGAAGGCGGCATGGCGCACTACTTCTCACAACGCTTTGCTCAGGTTACCAACCCGCCGCTGGATTCGATCCGCGAAGCGGACGGCATGACGTTGCGCGTGGCACTGGGAGCAAAACCGCACTTGGGCCGCAGTAAAGGTCAGCAGGTTATCGTGCCCACGCCGATCCTGACACACCTCGATATGCTGCGTCTGCGCGAGCAAACCGTCGCACCTTATGCGCGTTTCGAGATGCTGTATGAGCCGGTCATCGGCAAAGATATCGTCAGCCGCGCCGCCAACGCCAAAGCGCTGGAAAACGCCATTGATAATCTGGCACAGCAGGTCGTGGATTTCGCACGCCAGCAGGGCGGCATTGCGGTAATCACCGACCGCCACATCTCTTCAACTCACGCAGCCATTCCTATGCTGCTGATGGTTTCAGCGATTAACCAACGTCTGGTGCAGGAAGGTCTGCGTCTGGATGTTTCTCTGGTGGTAGAAAGTGGCCAGAGCATCTCTTCACACCACATCGCAGCCACTTTAGGCTTTGGTGCGTCAGCGGTTTACCCGCTGGGCGTACAGATGCGCGCGGAAGAGAAATATGGCGAAGGCGAAGAAGGTAACAAAGCCTTCAAACGCTATGCCAAAGCAGCCGAAAAAGCCTTGATGAAAACCATGGGTAAAGTGGGTCTCTGTACCGTTGAGAGCTACAGCTGTGGTGAATTCTTTGAACCTAACTTCCTGAATACCGACGATCCGGTTCTGAAGAAGTACTTCCCGAATATTAAAACACCGGTCGGTGGCGCGGGCTTCCCGGCTATCGCCCAGATGGCGGTTGACTGGCACCAGAGCGCACTGAAAATTCAGGGCGAGGCCGAAGTGCCACTGCTGGGTCTGTTCAAAGAGCGTGCGGAAGGTGCAGGTCACTCTTACGGTACCATTGCCGTACGTACCTTTATCGACATGACAGAGCAGCCGATTCGCTTCGCTGATAAAGCACGCGAAGAGGACAACTTCATCCGTCTGATGACGCTGGCCAAACTGGACAATGCCTTCAGCATTAAAGCTGACGCATTCAAAGACAGTAGCTTCGAACGCATCCCGAACGAGGTCATTGACTCACTGGCGATCACGCCGGATTACCGTCAATTCTCCAGCCTGATGCACGCCGAACGTAAACGTCGCCCTGCTGCGCTGCGTGACATCCTCGCGCTGCCGTGTGATTTGACCCACGTTGACAGCGAAGCGGAGTTTGGTCGCAAACTCGGCCGTTACTCACTGGTCAACAACGGTTTTGCCACCCGTGGATTGAAGTGTGAAGCCGTGGAAGGCAGCCTGAACCAGTTCGAGTTGCGCCTGATTGATTCCATCGCGGGCCTGAAGCCAGAAGATGAACGTCTGGAAGCGCTGGCACGTGCACTGAAAACCCGCTTTAGCAACGACATCGAAAGCAGCAGCGTGGCCGATGGTGTATTGCACATCACCGCTTACGGTAAAGCGGCAAATTACCTGTCACTGATCTTTACCGCGTTGCCTTCGCTGCCACTGGAAGAAATCCAGCCGGCACACGAAATTACCCGCACTTTCGCCTCCGGTGCGATGAGCCACGGAGCGCTGGTTGCGCCTGCGCACGAAGCCGTAGCGCACGGTACCAACATGGTTGGTGGCATGAGTAACTGTGGTGAAGGTGGCGAGCACTATTCGCGTCACGGCACCATCCGCGCTTCACGCATCAAGCAGTTGGCATCGGGTCGTTTCGGCGTATGGGCGGCATATCTGGCCGACCCGATGCTGGAAGAACTGGAGATCAAAATTGGTCAAGGCGCGAAGCCAGGTGAAGGCGGACAGCTGCCTGCACCGAAAGTGACCGTGGAGATCGCCGCAGCGCGTGGCGGTACACCAGGTGTTGAGTTGGTTTCACCCCCACCGCACCACGATACCTACTCTATCGAGGATTTGGCACAGCTGATCCACGATTGTAAAGCCGCACGTGTTCGCGTCATCGTGAAACTGGTGTCCTCTGAAGGCATCGGCACCATCGCGGTTGGCGTGGCGAAAGCGGGCGCAGACGTGATTAACGTGGCAGGTAACACCGGTGGTACCGGTGCGGCCTCGGTCACCAGCCTGAAATACACCGGCCGCGTTGCTGAAATCGGTATCGCGGAAGTGCATCAGGCGCTGTGTGCTAACGGCCTGCGTGACAAGGTGCAGCTGCGTTGCTCCGGTGCACAACAAACCGGTAGCGACGTGATCAAATCTGCCCTGCTCGGCGGCGACAGCTTCGAGTTCGGCACCACCGCGCTGATGATGCTGAAATGCGTGATGGCGAAAAACTGTAACGTTAAATGCCCAGCCGGTTTAACCACCAACGCCGAAGCCTTTGATGGCGATCCGCGTCAGCTGGCGCAGTACTTCGTTAACGTGGCGCAAGAAGTGCGTGAATTCCTCGCACGCCTCGGCCTGCGTTCACTGCGCGAAGCACGTGGCCGTTCTGACCTGCTGCACCTGATGGATCATCCACTGGAAGTCGGCAAGCTGGATCTGCGTGCGATGTTGACCGTGGTGCCAGAGCAGAAAATCGCGAAGCCGGTCTATCTGGAGAAAGATTTTGAGCTGGATGATAGCTGGGTTGAAGAGCTGAAAACGCAGCTGATCGGCCAGGCGAGCCGCGATATCGCGCTCGGCGCAGGCATCACCCTGAACAACCGTAACAAGAGTGTTGGCGGCCAGTTGGCCATCGACATCGAACGTATGCTGAACCACGAGCTGTCTGCTGAACAACGTGCTGCACTGCCAGCGGTGTTCAAAGACGATCGCGGCCGTCATTACCTGGCACCGCGCACCGTAAACATCCACACCAGCGGATCTGCCGGTCAGTCATTTGGCGCCTTCTGCAACGATGGTATGCAGATGAAGCACTACGGCACCTGTAACGACGGCGTAGGTAAAGGTCAGTGCGGTGGCGAGCTGGTGGTGATGTCACCAGGTGGCGGCGCACAAGACAGCGACGGCAACGTGCTGATTGGTAACTTCGCGCTGTTCGGTGCGACCGGTGGTCGCTTGTTCGTACAGGGCCAGGCGGGCGACCGTTTTGCGGTTCGTAACTCTGGCGCTACTGCGGTAGTCGAAGGCGTCGGCGATTTCTGCTGCGAATACATGACTAACGGTGCGATTCTCAACCTCGGCACCTTTGGTAAAGGTTTCGGCAACGGCATGAGCGGTGGTTTCGCTTACCAGTATGACCCGTACGGTGCACTGGCAGGACACGCAGCGGGTGATTCCGTGCTGTTCGGTTCAATCGCTGACGAAGATGAATTGGCGCAGGTTCACAAGCAAGCAGTGCTGACCATGCTGAACTGGCACCTGGAAGCCACCAACTCGCCGCGCGCAGCCTGGCTGCTGGAGAATTGGGAAACCGAGTGCCACCACTTTGTCTACGTGATGCCGCGTTCGCTGCTGCTCTATCAAGATGGTGGCGAGATCCTGAAAGCGAAATCACGTAAGGATTTGCTGGAAGAGCTGTCAACCTCACTGGCTGCGCATCAGGTTGCCAAATTCAAGGCAGCATGGCGCACCGGCAAAACCATTGCGGATGGCGCCGTACCGGCTTACGGTGCGACGGATACAGCGGAAATGTTCGTGCTGCTCAACAACTACACCGTATTGAGCTTCGCGCAGCAACTGGCGCTCGGCAAACTGCCAAAAGGTACTGCCGTTGAAGACCCTGCGGTTGAGAAAGCGGTACGCAATTTGCTGATGACGGAAGACTTCGCGCTGGTGAGCAAACTGCAACGCCATGCACGCTCAGCGATTGAAAGCTACAGCGATGACGAACTGGCTAGCCTGATTGCAGCAAAACGTATGTCCGATTACAAAGCAGCATTAACGCAACGCAACATTCGCTCGATGGACAGCCTGGCGACCTATGGCTGGATCATTTATCAGGATGCCCGCAACCGTGAGGTGCTTGGCCATCTGCCTGATTTCGAAGAGCTGTTTGCACGCGCCGCGCTGCCAGAAATCGCCGCTGCTGTCGGGAAACTTTCCTGATAGCAGCACCAATGAATGTGTGTATATTGACTGAACATCACGAGACGGGTTTGAGTACAGATATCCATGAAGATTCCTTACATTCCTGAAGATGCGCCGTTTAACGGCGAACAGAAATACTGGCTGGCGGGTTTTCTCGCCGGTCTCCACTCGCGTCTGTTGGTATTAGAAGATAAGCAGACGGCACCTGCGGCCGGTGGCGCCACCAACACGCAGTTGCACATTCTGTTCGGTTCACAGACCGGCAACGCAGAAGCGCTGGCGCAAACTGCCGCTAAAGCCGCGCGTGCCAAAGGTCTGGTGCCGGTGGTTCAGGCATTGGGCGAAGTAGACCTAGACGTGTTCGCCACCATGCGTCATGTGCTAATTGTCACCTCCACCTACGGTGAAGGCGAGATGCCGGACAATGCCCAGCTGTTCTGGCAAGCACTTTCAGCCAGCACCGCGCCGCGTCTGGAGCAGATGCACTTTGCTATCCTGGCGATCGGCGATACTGGCTACGATGGCTTCTGTCAGGCCGGTAAATTCTTCGATATGCGTCTGGAACAGCTGGGTGCTAAGCGCGTCTTTGACCGTATCGATTGCGATATCGACTTCGAGGAGCCTTCCAGCGCATGGATTGGCGACGCAATGCCACAGTTTGCCGCCAGTGCCGGCAGCAGCGGCACGGTGTTAGAGAGCGCGCCAGAAGCACCGGTAATTCCAGGTAGCAACAAGCAAAACCCTTATGCTGCAGCGCTGGCGACGAACAAGCGTCTGTCTGGCGAATCATCGGCGAAAGATATTCGCCACTTTGAATTCGATCTCACTGACAGCGGCCTGAAATATGAAGCCGGTGACGCGTTGGGCGTCATCCCAGTGAACGATGCTGAGCTGGTTAGCCTGTTGCTGAGCGAGCTGAAAGCGGACTATGAAACCCCGGTGCCAGGCTTTGATCGTAACCTCGGCGATCTGCTGACCTACCAGTTCGAGATCTCCGAACCATCGCGCAAGCTGATTGAGTGGGTGGGTCAGCACACTGCCAACCAGGAACTGTTGCACGTATTACAGCACGACGATAAAGACACCCTGGCTAACTGGCTGTGGGGCAAAGACACGCTGGACCTGCTGCAGCTTGAGCTGAAGCGCACTCTGTCTGTGCCAGAGTTCGTGGCGATGCTGCGTCCGTTGCAACACCGTGCGTACTCCATCTCTTCCAGCTCCAAAACGCATCCTAATCAGGTGCACCTGACGATTGCTTCCGTGCGCTATCACAGCGGTGGCCGTGAGCGTAAAGGCGTCTGCTCTACCTATCTGGCCGAGCGCGTGCGCCGTGGCGAGAAGCCAGCGATCTTTATCTCGCCAAACAAAGCGTTCCGCGTGCCGGCTAACGGCAATGCTCCGCTGATCATGGTTGGCCCTGGCACCGGTATTGCTCCGTTCCGTGCGTTCTTGCAGGAACGTCAGTCAACGGGTGCTGAAGGTAAGAACTGGCTGTTCTTTGGCGATCAGCATCAGGAACACGACTACATCTATGAAGATGAGCTTAATGGCTGGCAGCAAAGCGGTCTGTTAACACATCTCGACCTGGCGTTTTCACGCGATCAGGAAGAGAAGATCTACGTGCAGAACCGTATGCTGGAAAAAGGCGCTGAGCTGTACGCCTGGCTGCAGGAAGGGGCTTACTTCTACGTCTGTGGTGATGCCTCTCGCATGGCGAAGGATGTCGACTCTGCGCTGTATGAAGTGGTCCGCCAGTTTGGTGGCCTCTCCAGTGAACGTGCAGCGGCTTACATCGACCAGTTGAAGAAAGATAAACGCTATCTGCGTGACGTCTACTAAGACCCATAAAAAGGAAGCTGATGAGCTTCCTTTTTAACCTCTGCTGTCGCAGCACGCTGAATCGCGCCATGTAACAGCGGTTCAGATGTGCGATCAATCGCGCCGTTATTGAGAAGTGCATCCATAAAAAAACGGGCCAATTGGCCCGTTTCTTATTTCATGCGATTTACTTCACCACGCGTAATGAAGGGCGCCCACCACGCGGTGGCGGTTCATCATCCGGCGAGTGATCGTTATCAGCCGCATCGTCGGGACGATCGCCATCAATCACAGACATCATCGTCTCTTCCTGGCCTTCCTGTTCGTTGGTTTCCAGCTCGTAAGCCGGTTCCGGTTCGAACATGGTACCTGCACCGTTTTCACGTGCGTAGATGGCCAGCACAGCGGCCATTGGCACAGAAACCTGGCGCGGCACGCCACCAAAGCGCGCATTGAAACGCACTTCGTCATTGGCGAGGTCGAGGTTACCGACAGCGCGCGGCGCAATGTTCAGAACGATCTGGCCATCACGCGCATACTCCAGCGGCACCTGCACACCAGGCAGATTGATGTCGACCACCAGATGCGGCGTTAACTGGTTGTCGAGCAGCCAGTCATAAAACGCACGCAGCAGATACGGACGACGAGCCGTTAGTTGCGACATTTCCATACATTAGCCCCGGGCTTGCAGGCGCATTTCACGTTCCGCTTCCGTTAATGAAGCGAGGAAAGAGTCACGTTCAAATACGCGCGTCATGTAGCCTTTCAGCTCTTTAGAACCGGCACCAACCAGTTCAACGCCCATTTGCGGCAGGCGCCACAGCAGCGGTGCCAGGTAGCAATCAACCAGGCTGAACTCTTCGCTCATAAAGAACGGCGTGCGAGAGAACAGCGGGGCAATCGCCAGCAGCTCTTCACGCAGTTGTTTGCGTGCCGCGTCGGCTTCAGCATTGTTACCGGTTTCGATAGCACGCATCAGCGTGTACCAGTCCTGCTCGATGCGGTGCATCATCAGGCGGCTTTCACCACGGGCAACCGGATAAACAGGCATCAGCGGTGGATGCGGGAAACGCTCATCCAGGTATTCCATGATGATGCGTGATTCATACAACGTCAGTTCACGGTCGACCAGCGTTGGTACAGTGCGATACGGGTTGAGGTCAATCAGATCCTGCGGCAGGTTATCCGTTTCAACCTGCTCGATCTCCACGCTGACGCCCTTTTCAGCCAGTACAATACGTACTTGATGGCTAAAAATGTCAGTCGGACCAGAAAACAGCGTCATTACCGAACGTTTGTTGGCAGCGACAGCCATGAAAACCTCCAAGTTTGTTCACAAAAAGATACTGCGAATAGCCAACCACGCGGCGACTCACCTGCTCATCAGATTCGCACACAGCCAACGTCAGTGGCGCTTTTCCGTCGTCCCGACAGAAATAACGCGCACAACGCTCCGGCTTGCGGGCGCAAAGTGTCAGTGAGTTTACCAGATTTTAAGCAGCTTGTGGGGCAGGGATAATGATTTGCGGGCAAAATGCGGGTAAAGCTCGCGTTTTTAGCGTGAGAAATCGTGAATGGCGGCAATAAAAAACCCGCCGAAGCGGGTTTTTTGAGCAAATTGTGTCTGCCGAAGCAGCAACAATTAACGCTTAGAGAACTGCGGACGACGACGTGCTTTACGCAGGCCGACTTTCTTACGTTCAACTTCACGTGCGTCACGGGTAACGAAGCCCGCTTTACGCAGTTCAGGACGCAGAGACTCGTCGTATTCCATCAGAGCGCGTGTGATACCGTGACGGATCGCACCAGCCTGACCAGAAATACCACCACCTTTAACAGTGATGTACAGGTCAAATTTACCAACCATATCAACCAGCTCCAGCGGCTGACGCACGACCATGCGTGCAGTCTCGCGACCGAAGTATTGCTCCAGTGAGCGCTGGTTAATTACGATGTTACCGCTACCCGGCTTGATGAAGACGCGAGCGGCAGAGCTTTTGCGGCGACCAGTGCCGTAGTTTTGAGTTTCAGCCATTGCCTATAATCCCGATTAAATGTCAAGAAC is a window of Pantoea rwandensis DNA encoding:
- a CDS encoding sulfite reductase subunit alpha, which codes for MKIPYIPEDAPFNGEQKYWLAGFLAGLHSRLLVLEDKQTAPAAGGATNTQLHILFGSQTGNAEALAQTAAKAARAKGLVPVVQALGEVDLDVFATMRHVLIVTSTYGEGEMPDNAQLFWQALSASTAPRLEQMHFAILAIGDTGYDGFCQAGKFFDMRLEQLGAKRVFDRIDCDIDFEEPSSAWIGDAMPQFAASAGSSGTVLESAPEAPVIPGSNKQNPYAAALATNKRLSGESSAKDIRHFEFDLTDSGLKYEAGDALGVIPVNDAELVSLLLSELKADYETPVPGFDRNLGDLLTYQFEISEPSRKLIEWVGQHTANQELLHVLQHDDKDTLANWLWGKDTLDLLQLELKRTLSVPEFVAMLRPLQHRAYSISSSSKTHPNQVHLTIASVRYHSGGRERKGVCSTYLAERVRRGEKPAIFISPNKAFRVPANGNAPLIMVGPGTGIAPFRAFLQERQSTGAEGKNWLFFGDQHQEHDYIYEDELNGWQQSGLLTHLDLAFSRDQEEKIYVQNRMLEKGAELYAWLQEGAYFYVCGDASRMAKDVDSALYEVVRQFGGLSSERAAAYIDQLKKDKRYLRDVY
- the sspB gene encoding ClpXP protease specificity-enhancing factor: MEMSQLTARRPYLLRAFYDWLLDNQLTPHLVVDINLPGVQVPLEYARDGQIVLNIAPRAVGNLDLANDEVRFNARFGGVPRQVSVPMAAVLAIYARENGAGTMFEPEPAYELETNEQEGQEETMMSVIDGDRPDDAADNDHSPDDEPPPRGGRPSLRVVK
- the sspA gene encoding stringent starvation protein SspA, yielding MAVAANKRSVMTLFSGPTDIFSHQVRIVLAEKGVSVEIEQVETDNLPQDLIDLNPYRTVPTLVDRELTLYESRIIMEYLDERFPHPPLMPVYPVARGESRLMMHRIEQDWYTLMRAIETGNNAEADAARKQLREELLAIAPLFSRTPFFMSEEFSLVDCYLAPLLWRLPQMGVELVGAGSKELKGYMTRVFERDSFLASLTEAEREMRLQARG
- the rpsI gene encoding 30S ribosomal protein S9, producing MAETQNYGTGRRKSSAARVFIKPGSGNIVINQRSLEQYFGRETARMVVRQPLELVDMVGKFDLYITVKGGGISGQAGAIRHGITRALMEYDESLRPELRKAGFVTRDAREVERKKVGLRKARRRPQFSKR
- a CDS encoding glutamate synthase-related protein, with amino-acid sequence MSTQKPHPYGLYDPSAGSDSCGVGFITRKDGEQTHEILQMAHSALCTVPHRGGMSAEGVGDGAGVNVDLSLNFFRKVTGQPLEAGRFGVGNFFVPKDAELRANAERLVEETLAAHNFPVLMKRDMPLDGSVTRPAALPFQLPIVQWIFAAPQEVTEQIEFERHIYRALLDIEARAFTESEFGGLYPLSLSSRTQVFKARLNSNEVIPYFKDLTDVDHQVRGLFFHTRFSTNTDPHTTMAQPFRLMAHNGELNTDRKNRIAEAALMLARGKKIVRPKGQSDSSRLDQSIHSRLMEDNLDLINAVVSMMPPAWENDTSLSNEVRAMLEYFSLYEEKNDGPAALIFGNGEVIGARLDRLGLRPLRSVETAEYIGAMSEAGQIAFPPESVLRRGRIEAGGMLYYDHKEKRSYTTVEALEKLAAEKDYLSLLSAARVDLHDLPEIQAEQLGSPLRYRGDLKTYQRFVAYYYNQESFKFMMDPMLQTGAEKISAMGYGNAINGLSDHEGGMAHYFSQRFAQVTNPPLDSIREADGMTLRVALGAKPHLGRSKGQQVIVPTPILTHLDMLRLREQTVAPYARFEMLYEPVIGKDIVSRAANAKALENAIDNLAQQVVDFARQQGGIAVITDRHISSTHAAIPMLLMVSAINQRLVQEGLRLDVSLVVESGQSISSHHIAATLGFGASAVYPLGVQMRAEEKYGEGEEGNKAFKRYAKAAEKALMKTMGKVGLCTVESYSCGEFFEPNFLNTDDPVLKKYFPNIKTPVGGAGFPAIAQMAVDWHQSALKIQGEAEVPLLGLFKERAEGAGHSYGTIAVRTFIDMTEQPIRFADKAREEDNFIRLMTLAKLDNAFSIKADAFKDSSFERIPNEVIDSLAITPDYRQFSSLMHAERKRRPAALRDILALPCDLTHVDSEAEFGRKLGRYSLVNNGFATRGLKCEAVEGSLNQFELRLIDSIAGLKPEDERLEALARALKTRFSNDIESSSVADGVLHITAYGKAANYLSLIFTALPSLPLEEIQPAHEITRTFASGAMSHGALVAPAHEAVAHGTNMVGGMSNCGEGGEHYSRHGTIRASRIKQLASGRFGVWAAYLADPMLEELEIKIGQGAKPGEGGQLPAPKVTVEIAAARGGTPGVELVSPPPHHDTYSIEDLAQLIHDCKAARVRVIVKLVSSEGIGTIAVGVAKAGADVINVAGNTGGTGAASVTSLKYTGRVAEIGIAEVHQALCANGLRDKVQLRCSGAQQTGSDVIKSALLGGDSFEFGTTALMMLKCVMAKNCNVKCPAGLTTNAEAFDGDPRQLAQYFVNVAQEVREFLARLGLRSLREARGRSDLLHLMDHPLEVGKLDLRAMLTVVPEQKIAKPVYLEKDFELDDSWVEELKTQLIGQASRDIALGAGITLNNRNKSVGGQLAIDIERMLNHELSAEQRAALPAVFKDDRGRHYLAPRTVNIHTSGSAGQSFGAFCNDGMQMKHYGTCNDGVGKGQCGGELVVMSPGGGAQDSDGNVLIGNFALFGATGGRLFVQGQAGDRFAVRNSGATAVVEGVGDFCCEYMTNGAILNLGTFGKGFGNGMSGGFAYQYDPYGALAGHAAGDSVLFGSIADEDELAQVHKQAVLTMLNWHLEATNSPRAAWLLENWETECHHFVYVMPRSLLLYQDGGEILKAKSRKDLLEELSTSLAAHQVAKFKAAWRTGKTIADGAVPAYGATDTAEMFVLLNNYTVLSFAQQLALGKLPKGTAVEDPAVEKAVRNLLMTEDFALVSKLQRHARSAIESYSDDELASLIAAKRMSDYKAALTQRNIRSMDSLATYGWIIYQDARNREVLGHLPDFEELFARAALPEIAAAVGKLS